Proteins from a genomic interval of Gemmatimonadaceae bacterium:
- the pheT gene encoding phenylalanine--tRNA ligase subunit beta: MNLSFEWLKAFVPFHETAPELRELITAHVATVDELAALREDLAPIVVARVVEEAPHPDSDHLHVTKVDAGTGTLLDVVCGAANVTAGKLYPFAKTGVTIPTGLKIQKRKIRGATSDGMLCSPDELKLGSDHSGIMELSIDVPPGTPFLAAVPVGDMRIVIDVGANRPDLLSHLGVAREIAAITRQPFALPAIEGLATGIPASTGSGFSGTSGPVTVTVAEPELVRRFMGVVIRGVKVGPSPDWLVQRLESVGSRSINNIVDASNYVLHELGQPTHAFDLARLGQSKIIVRRAKAGEKITTLDGVERELKDHMIVIADGERPHAVAGVMGGRDSEVTDATTDVFLEVANFNPTRIRDARRALGLSTDASYRFERGVDLEIAPRALERVAQLIALLAGGRIDSAPVDLAYEPPPPRSVTLRTRRVARLLGETLGTEEIARLLSSVGFEVDRIGDDLGVKVPTWRGDVTGEVDLIEEVARLRGYDSFPTEIRPFRPGAVGDDAHWILSRRVREALVGAGMLEVRPMPFVAGGEGFVRVENPLAENEGYLRREVLDTLARRAEYNLARMHGDVRIFEIGSVFTPRAGALPAEDLRVGVLVMGRRQPAHFTDPKSVEFDSWVKYGEWDAKALGQMVAASAYPSASVALREPNSSDALWDIVAGDRVVGTVRRVALDAPVWAAPAFGIELSLGVIDSADVAPRGESAHRPFVRPAPVVTQYVPVPTTPSAEFDLALLVPDSISAEQVEDVLRRASGRLLEKAELFDRYVGQGVEPGYRSLAWRLTFRHAERTLREREIEARRSDILKALADELNVRPRSNT; encoded by the coding sequence ATGAACCTGTCCTTCGAGTGGCTGAAGGCCTTCGTGCCGTTCCACGAGACCGCGCCGGAGCTGCGCGAGCTGATCACCGCGCACGTCGCCACGGTCGACGAGCTGGCGGCGCTCCGCGAGGATCTCGCGCCCATCGTCGTCGCGCGCGTCGTCGAGGAAGCGCCCCATCCCGACTCCGATCACCTGCACGTGACCAAGGTCGATGCCGGCACCGGCACGCTCCTCGACGTGGTCTGCGGCGCGGCAAACGTCACGGCGGGGAAGCTCTATCCCTTCGCGAAGACCGGCGTCACGATCCCCACCGGTCTCAAGATTCAGAAGCGCAAGATCCGCGGCGCGACATCCGACGGCATGCTCTGCTCGCCCGACGAGCTCAAGCTCGGCAGCGACCATAGCGGCATCATGGAACTGAGCATCGACGTGCCGCCGGGCACGCCGTTCCTCGCGGCCGTTCCCGTCGGCGATATGAGAATCGTCATCGACGTCGGCGCAAACCGGCCGGACCTGCTCTCCCACCTGGGTGTCGCGCGTGAGATTGCGGCGATCACCCGTCAGCCATTCGCGCTGCCGGCGATCGAGGGCCTCGCGACCGGCATCCCCGCGTCGACCGGAAGCGGGTTCTCCGGGACATCCGGACCCGTAACTGTCACCGTGGCCGAGCCGGAGCTCGTCCGGCGCTTCATGGGCGTGGTGATTCGCGGTGTGAAAGTCGGCCCGAGCCCGGACTGGCTCGTGCAACGCCTCGAGTCGGTCGGATCGCGCTCGATCAACAACATCGTGGACGCCAGCAACTACGTGCTGCACGAGCTCGGGCAGCCGACGCACGCGTTCGATCTCGCCAGGCTCGGACAGTCGAAGATCATCGTGCGCCGCGCCAAGGCCGGCGAGAAGATCACGACCCTCGACGGTGTCGAGCGCGAGCTGAAGGACCACATGATCGTGATCGCCGACGGCGAACGACCGCACGCCGTGGCTGGCGTGATGGGCGGCCGCGACAGCGAAGTCACCGACGCGACGACCGACGTCTTTCTCGAGGTCGCGAACTTCAATCCCACGCGCATTCGCGACGCACGTCGCGCGCTTGGCCTCTCAACGGACGCGAGCTATCGCTTCGAGCGCGGCGTCGATCTCGAGATCGCGCCGCGCGCGCTGGAGCGCGTCGCGCAGCTCATCGCGTTGCTCGCGGGCGGGCGCATCGACAGCGCGCCGGTCGATCTCGCATACGAGCCGCCGCCGCCACGAAGCGTTACCCTCCGCACACGGCGCGTCGCCAGACTGCTCGGCGAAACGCTCGGGACGGAAGAGATCGCGCGCTTACTTTCGTCGGTCGGCTTCGAGGTCGATCGCATCGGCGACGACCTCGGCGTCAAGGTTCCGACGTGGCGTGGCGACGTCACCGGAGAGGTCGATCTCATCGAAGAAGTCGCCCGCCTGCGCGGCTACGATTCTTTCCCGACGGAGATTCGCCCATTTCGGCCCGGTGCCGTGGGCGACGACGCGCACTGGATTCTGTCGCGCCGCGTACGCGAGGCGCTCGTCGGAGCCGGCATGCTCGAGGTGCGGCCCATGCCGTTCGTCGCGGGCGGCGAAGGCTTCGTGCGCGTCGAGAACCCGTTGGCCGAGAACGAAGGGTATCTGCGGCGCGAGGTGCTCGATACGCTCGCGCGCCGCGCCGAGTACAACCTGGCGCGCATGCACGGCGACGTCCGGATCTTCGAAATCGGCTCGGTCTTCACGCCGCGCGCTGGCGCGTTGCCGGCGGAGGACCTTCGGGTCGGCGTGCTCGTGATGGGTCGGCGCCAGCCGGCTCATTTCACTGATCCGAAATCCGTCGAATTTGACTCGTGGGTCAAATACGGCGAATGGGATGCGAAGGCGTTGGGGCAGATGGTCGCCGCATCGGCGTATCCATCAGCGAGCGTCGCGTTGCGCGAACCCAATTCGTCCGATGCGCTGTGGGACATCGTCGCGGGCGATCGCGTGGTCGGCACGGTGAGACGCGTGGCGCTCGACGCACCGGTATGGGCGGCGCCGGCGTTCGGTATCGAGTTGTCGCTCGGTGTGATCGATTCGGCCGATGTCGCGCCGCGGGGCGAGTCGGCGCATCGTCCGTTCGTGAGGCCGGCGCCAGTCGTCACCCAGTACGTTCCGGTTCCGACGACGCCTTCGGCGGAGTTCGATCTGGCATTGCTGGTGCCCGATTCGATCAGCGCGGAGCAGGTCGAGGATGTGCTGCGCCGCGCGTCGGGACGTCTGCTCGAAAAGGCTGAACTCTTCGACCGCTATGTTGGCCAGGGAGTTGAACCTGGGTATCGCAGCCTCGCGTGGAGGTTGACGTTCAGGCACGCCGAGCGCACTCTACGGGAGCGAGAGATCGAGGCTCGCCGTTCGGACATTCTCAAGGCCCTCGCCGACGAGCTCAATGTCAGACCACGGTCAAACACCTAG
- a CDS encoding cell division protein ZapA has product MSAKKHTVRVTILNEEYAIRSEAPPEHAQAVAKYLDQAIRKVLSSGTVVESNRAVVLAALQVTAELFAARAGLDATNDSVRSLSDYIRPLLPPSKRTVEAEVG; this is encoded by the coding sequence ATGAGCGCGAAGAAGCACACCGTACGGGTGACGATTTTGAACGAGGAATACGCGATCCGCAGCGAGGCCCCGCCGGAACACGCGCAGGCGGTGGCGAAGTACCTCGATCAGGCGATTCGCAAGGTGTTGTCGAGCGGTACCGTGGTTGAATCGAATCGAGCCGTGGTGCTTGCCGCGCTTCAGGTGACAGCCGAATTGTTCGCGGCCAGGGCTGGACTCGACGCAACGAACGACTCGGTGCGGAGCCTGAGCGACTACATCCGGCCATTGCTGCCCCCGTCCAAGCGCACGGTCGAGGCGGAAGTTGGCTGA
- the rny gene encoding ribonuclease Y yields the protein MNLYAIIAALGVLVVVAAPAFFFWGRSAGTKSERDRQAAAKSTAEETSKRILSDAEREAENLRKSALVSGKEELIRLRENFESEVRGRREEVEREERRLSERETVLDRKYELIEQRDKELGRRASEFGRREKQVTEREQELEKLVGEERRRLEQMAGMSAQEAKAELIRRMEEEAQADAANRIREIRESAKRNAEREAKKIVALAIQRIAAEHTAESTVSAVSLPNDEMKGRIIGREGRNIRAFELATGVDVIIDDTPDTVVVSCFDPVRRETARLALEKLVSDGRIHPGRIEEVVNKSRKEIETQIIETGEQAAYDAGVHGLHPELVKLVGRMRWRTSYGQNILQHSKEVAWLAAIMATELGLDVNMARRGALLHDVGKVLTHEHEGTHVQLGVEVATKYGENPLVVNCIAAHHDDVPHESEVSVLVQAADAISGSRPGARREAFETYVKRLEGLEKIASSYKGVEKVFAIQAGREVRVIVMPDDVDDVRMTTMSEEIARRIEAELQYPGQIKVVLIRETRAVDFAR from the coding sequence ATGAATCTGTACGCGATCATTGCCGCGCTTGGCGTTTTGGTAGTCGTTGCCGCGCCGGCATTTTTCTTTTGGGGACGTAGCGCGGGCACGAAGAGCGAGCGAGACCGCCAGGCCGCCGCGAAGTCGACCGCCGAAGAGACGTCCAAGCGCATTCTGAGCGACGCCGAGCGAGAGGCGGAGAACCTTCGGAAGAGCGCGCTTGTCTCCGGCAAGGAAGAGCTCATCAGGCTTCGCGAAAACTTCGAGTCCGAGGTGCGCGGGCGCCGCGAAGAAGTGGAGCGCGAAGAGCGCCGCTTGTCGGAACGCGAGACCGTACTCGACCGCAAATACGAGCTGATCGAGCAGCGCGACAAGGAGCTTGGACGCCGCGCGAGCGAATTTGGGCGCCGCGAAAAGCAAGTCACTGAACGCGAACAGGAGCTCGAGAAACTGGTCGGCGAAGAGCGCCGCCGTCTGGAGCAAATGGCCGGCATGTCGGCGCAGGAAGCCAAGGCCGAGCTCATTCGGCGCATGGAGGAAGAGGCGCAGGCTGACGCGGCGAATCGCATTCGCGAAATCCGCGAGAGCGCGAAGCGAAATGCCGAGCGCGAGGCGAAGAAGATCGTGGCGCTCGCCATTCAGCGCATCGCGGCGGAGCACACCGCCGAATCGACCGTGTCGGCGGTCTCGCTCCCGAACGACGAAATGAAGGGCCGCATCATCGGCCGCGAAGGGCGAAACATTCGCGCCTTCGAGCTCGCGACCGGCGTCGACGTCATCATCGACGATACGCCCGACACGGTCGTCGTCTCCTGCTTCGACCCGGTGCGCCGCGAAACGGCGCGCCTGGCGCTCGAGAAGCTCGTCTCGGACGGCCGCATTCACCCGGGGCGCATCGAGGAAGTCGTCAACAAGTCGCGCAAGGAAATCGAGACACAGATCATCGAGACCGGCGAGCAGGCCGCGTACGACGCAGGTGTGCACGGGCTGCATCCCGAGTTGGTCAAGCTGGTCGGGCGCATGCGGTGGCGCACGAGTTACGGGCAGAACATCCTGCAGCACTCGAAGGAAGTGGCGTGGCTCGCTGCAATCATGGCGACGGAACTGGGCCTCGACGTGAACATGGCGCGCCGCGGCGCGCTGCTGCATGACGTCGGCAAGGTGCTGACGCACGAGCACGAGGGCACCCACGTCCAACTCGGCGTCGAAGTCGCGACGAAGTACGGCGAGAACCCGCTGGTCGTGAATTGCATCGCGGCGCACCACGACGACGTGCCGCACGAAAGCGAAGTGTCGGTGCTGGTGCAGGCGGCCGACGCGATCTCGGGATCGCGCCCGGGCGCACGGCGCGAAGCGTTCGAGACGTACGTGAAGCGGCTCGAGGGACTCGAGAAGATCGCGTCGAGCTACAAGGGCGTGGAGAAAGTGTTCGCGATTCAGGCGGGGCGCGAAGTGCGCGTGATCGTCATGCCTGACGACGTGGACGACGTGCGCATGACGACGATGTCGGAAGAGATCGCGCGGCGCATCGAGGCGGAGTTGCAGTATCCCGGACAGATCAAGGTCGTGTTGATTCGAGAGACGAGGGCGGTGGATTTTGCGCGGTGA
- a CDS encoding tetrahydrofolate dehydrogenase/cyclohydrolase catalytic domain-containing protein: MQRSAEKGVLRAFGAQDDTRVIDGAALAARVQSEVAEKVAALKARGITAGLSVVLVGDDAASAVYVGSKERTCIELGMKGETIRRPASITQGELLEIVDRLNADPAVHGILVQMPLPKHIDADVIVRRIRPDKDVDGFHPVNVGKLWIGETDGFAPCTPAGVVYMLRAHDVKTAGAHCVVVGRSNIVGKPMAGLMIQAGIDATVTMCHSRTRDLASVTRGADILIAAVGRAQMITADMVKPGAVVIDVGMNRIADATKKSGTRLVGDVDFDSVREVASLITPVPGGVGKMTIAMLMANTVRAAEQIGQGRS, from the coding sequence ATGCAGCGCTCCGCTGAGAAAGGGGTCCTTCGCGCCTTTGGCGCTCAGGATGACACACGGGTGATCGACGGCGCGGCGCTTGCCGCGCGTGTGCAGAGCGAAGTCGCGGAGAAGGTTGCGGCATTGAAGGCGCGCGGGATCACAGCCGGGCTGAGCGTCGTGCTCGTCGGCGACGATGCGGCGAGCGCCGTCTACGTCGGCTCCAAGGAGCGGACGTGCATCGAGCTCGGGATGAAGGGCGAGACCATTCGCCGCCCCGCGTCGATCACGCAGGGCGAGCTGCTCGAGATCGTCGACCGCCTGAACGCCGATCCCGCGGTGCATGGCATTCTCGTACAGATGCCGCTGCCGAAGCACATTGACGCGGACGTCATCGTGCGCCGCATTCGTCCGGACAAGGACGTCGACGGTTTTCATCCCGTGAACGTCGGCAAGCTGTGGATCGGCGAGACGGACGGCTTTGCGCCGTGCACGCCGGCCGGTGTCGTCTACATGCTGCGGGCGCACGACGTGAAGACCGCGGGCGCGCACTGCGTCGTCGTGGGCCGCAGCAACATCGTCGGCAAGCCGATGGCGGGATTGATGATTCAGGCCGGCATCGACGCGACGGTGACGATGTGCCACAGTCGCACGCGCGATCTCGCGTCGGTCACGCGCGGCGCGGACATTCTCATCGCCGCGGTCGGCCGCGCGCAGATGATCACGGCCGACATGGTGAAGCCGGGCGCGGTGGTGATCGACGTCGGGATGAATCGCATCGCGGACGCGACGAAGAAGAGCGGGACGCGTCTGGTCGGTGACGTCGATTTCGACTCCGTGCGCGAGGTCGCGTCGCTCATCACGCCGGTGCCGGGGGGCGTCGGCAAGATGACGATCGCGATGTTGATGGCGAACACCGTGCGCGCCGCCGAACAGATCGGCCAGGGACGTTCATGA
- the xseA gene encoding exodeoxyribonuclease VII large subunit: protein MTGRRVPRRDDPGALDLFVMSDAAPEGAYVPEEPPASEFVDGYPGETPRTAIAVGTLTQTAKDVIEGAFIPLWVRGEISDFKSHRNGHWYFCLRDASAQIRSVVWKRDQRGIPAAPDDGMQVAAFGRLTVYAARGEMQFTVTRIEAEGDGLRRKALEITRARLQADGLLAPERKRALPRFPKVVAVVTSPDGAALHDIVAVMRRRAADVRLVVVPAAVQGDTAPEELCFALDQVNRWGGAELVIVGRGGGSREDLWAFNDERVARAVAACHVPTISAVGHEVDFSICDLVADHRAPTPSAAAEAATFSRGELQAELRKLSLRMSGATRAVVRDRADAARHLGRDLAGAASGQLAVRRTALQSVAGRLNALSPLSTLARGYSVARGDDGATLVSAEAFRPDMPFELIVRDGVVPARVTGTPRRSTP, encoded by the coding sequence ATGACGGGCCGTCGTGTTCCGCGCCGTGACGATCCCGGCGCGCTCGATCTCTTCGTGATGTCCGACGCGGCGCCGGAAGGGGCGTACGTGCCTGAAGAGCCGCCGGCATCCGAATTCGTCGACGGCTATCCGGGCGAGACGCCGCGCACCGCGATCGCGGTCGGCACGCTCACGCAGACCGCGAAGGACGTGATCGAAGGCGCATTCATTCCTCTCTGGGTGCGCGGCGAGATCTCGGACTTCAAGTCGCATCGCAACGGACATTGGTATTTCTGCTTGCGCGATGCGAGCGCGCAGATTCGTTCGGTCGTTTGGAAGCGCGATCAACGCGGCATTCCCGCCGCGCCGGACGACGGCATGCAGGTCGCCGCGTTCGGCCGCCTCACAGTGTACGCCGCCCGCGGCGAGATGCAATTCACGGTCACGCGCATCGAGGCCGAAGGCGACGGACTTCGCCGGAAGGCGCTCGAGATCACACGCGCACGTCTCCAAGCCGATGGTCTGCTGGCACCCGAGCGCAAGCGCGCCTTGCCGCGTTTTCCGAAAGTGGTGGCAGTCGTCACCAGCCCGGACGGCGCAGCGCTGCATGACATCGTCGCGGTCATGCGACGTCGCGCGGCGGACGTTCGTCTGGTCGTCGTGCCCGCGGCGGTGCAGGGCGATACGGCCCCCGAGGAACTGTGCTTCGCGCTCGACCAGGTGAATCGCTGGGGCGGCGCCGAGCTCGTGATCGTGGGACGTGGTGGTGGTTCGCGCGAAGATCTCTGGGCGTTCAACGACGAACGGGTCGCGCGCGCCGTGGCGGCTTGCCACGTGCCGACGATCTCCGCCGTGGGCCACGAAGTCGACTTCTCGATTTGCGACCTGGTCGCGGACCATCGCGCACCGACGCCGTCCGCGGCCGCCGAGGCGGCGACGTTCTCGCGCGGAGAGTTGCAGGCGGAATTGAGAAAACTCTCATTGCGCATGTCGGGAGCGACCCGCGCCGTTGTGCGCGACCGTGCCGACGCCGCTCGCCACCTCGGACGCGATCTCGCCGGTGCGGCGTCCGGCCAACTCGCCGTGCGGCGCACCGCGTTGCAGTCCGTGGCCGGGCGTCTCAACGCGCTGAGTCCACTTTCGACGTTGGCGCGTGGCTACTCCGTCGCGCGCGGCGATGATGGCGCGACGCTCGTCTCGGCCGAGGCATTTCGTCCCGACATGCCGTTCGAGCTGATCGTGCGTGACGGCGTGGTACCCGCGCGCGTCACCGGAACGCCGCGGCGGTCGACTCCATGA
- the xseB gene encoding exodeoxyribonuclease VII small subunit, translating to MTFEQRLARLEEIAGELEGEGVDLARALTLFEEGIQNLRAAADELAAAEARVQRLVERADGSFDVIDRE from the coding sequence ATGACGTTCGAGCAGCGCCTCGCGCGCCTCGAGGAGATCGCCGGCGAGCTCGAAGGCGAGGGTGTCGATCTCGCGCGAGCGCTCACCCTGTTCGAGGAAGGCATTCAGAATCTGCGCGCCGCGGCCGATGAGCTGGCGGCGGCGGAAGCCAGAGTGCAGCGACTCGTCGAGCGAGCCGACGGGAGTTTCGACGTCATCGACCGCGAGTAG
- a CDS encoding farnesyl diphosphate synthase yields the protein MHAARASSATWRADRAAIEAALERAWERARATVGAEIGEAIRYSVLGGGKRLRALLFLAAYRTAGGAGDASALAAALEIVHAYSLIHDDLPCMDDDDMRRGRATVHRVYGVRAAAAAGVAMVPVAAQAAFLASRELGLDRTRCAEVVAELMRASGAGGMIAGQLLDLEGEGRALGVDDLERIHRAKTGALIRVSVLLGGLAANAGVEQQQALAHFGESIGLAFQIADDVLDVTATTDRLGKPAGRDLDLKKGTYPAVLGIEGATARAAALVDDGCGALRAAGLLSTELDALARFVIERES from the coding sequence GTGCACGCGGCGCGGGCGTCGTCCGCGACGTGGCGTGCGGATCGCGCCGCGATCGAGGCGGCGCTCGAGCGCGCGTGGGAGCGGGCGCGCGCGACCGTCGGTGCCGAGATCGGCGAGGCCATCCGGTACAGTGTGCTGGGCGGCGGCAAGCGGCTGCGCGCGCTCTTGTTCCTGGCGGCGTACCGCACGGCCGGCGGCGCGGGTGACGCGAGCGCGCTCGCCGCGGCATTAGAGATCGTACATGCGTATTCGCTCATTCACGATGACTTGCCGTGCATGGACGACGACGACATGCGGCGCGGACGAGCGACGGTGCATCGTGTCTACGGTGTGCGCGCGGCGGCGGCGGCGGGCGTCGCGATGGTGCCGGTAGCGGCGCAGGCCGCGTTCCTCGCGTCGCGCGAGTTGGGACTCGACCGGACGCGGTGCGCCGAAGTCGTGGCCGAATTGATGCGCGCGTCGGGCGCGGGCGGGATGATCGCCGGTCAGCTCCTCGATCTCGAGGGCGAAGGACGCGCGCTCGGCGTCGACGATCTCGAGCGCATTCACCGCGCCAAGACCGGCGCGCTGATTCGCGTCTCGGTACTGCTCGGCGGGCTGGCCGCAAACGCCGGCGTGGAGCAGCAGCAGGCACTCGCGCATTTCGGCGAATCGATCGGGCTCGCGTTTCAGATCGCGGATGACGTGCTTGACGTCACCGCGACCACGGACCGATTGGGGAAGCCGGCAGGGCGCGACCTCGACTTGAAGAAAGGGACGTATCCCGCGGTGCTCGGCATCGAGGGTGCGACCGCGCGCGCCGCCGCCCTCGTGGACGACGGCTGCGGCGCATTGCGTGCGGCGGGACTCCTGTCCACGGAACTGGATGCGCTGGCGCGGTTCGTCATCGAGCGAGAGTCCTGA
- the dxs gene encoding 1-deoxy-D-xylulose-5-phosphate synthase — translation MSLLDRVKSPSDIRGFSSDELTQLAADVRARLIDVCSRTGGHIGAGLGVVELTVALHYVFDTPRDQLVWDVGHQGYPHKVLTGRNDDMETLRQENGVSGFLKRTESDYDAFGAGHAATSISAALGIAAGRDVKGDDFKVVAVIGDGSLTSGLAYEGLNNAGHSDRNIVVVLNDNEMSIAPNVGAMSKYLTSIQRNSLYNRVRSAIGDIIDNAPGPVGTIVRKWEESVKAFITPGVLFEELGFRYFGPIDGHDINGMIETLTAVREMKGPRLVHVITQKGKGFPAGEISGEKWHALPPGHDPATGVQRKPSTAVSYQKVFGAGLAELAREVPGLVAITAAMPSGTSTDIFAKAFPNRFFDVGIAEGHAVTFAAGMATQGVRPVVAIYSTFLQRAYDNIIHDVAIQSLPVIFCMDRAGLVGEDGETHMGLYDIAYMLAVPGMTVTAPKDGAELLGLMRSAVLHTDGPFSIRYPRDAAPDKAPAMATVEPVPFATWDVLRHGRDVAILAVGTMVNQSLAAAESLAADGLNVTVVNCRYLKPYDEVTLAAVLADHKHVLVVEEGTVVNGFGAFMSAVIARYDSTVRVAVLGVPDRIIHAAPRARQLAQCGIDANGIATRVRALLETEAMAG, via the coding sequence GTGAGCCTCCTCGACCGAGTCAAATCCCCTTCAGACATCCGCGGCTTTTCCAGCGACGAGCTGACGCAGCTCGCCGCCGACGTTCGCGCCCGTCTGATCGACGTGTGCTCCCGCACCGGTGGCCACATCGGCGCGGGACTTGGCGTCGTCGAGCTGACGGTGGCGCTGCACTACGTCTTCGACACGCCGCGCGATCAATTGGTGTGGGACGTCGGTCACCAGGGCTATCCACACAAGGTGTTGACTGGCCGCAACGATGACATGGAAACGCTCCGCCAGGAAAACGGCGTTTCGGGTTTCCTGAAGCGAACTGAAAGCGATTACGACGCCTTCGGCGCCGGCCATGCCGCGACGTCCATCTCGGCCGCCTTGGGCATCGCCGCCGGACGCGACGTAAAGGGTGACGATTTCAAGGTCGTCGCGGTGATTGGCGACGGGTCGCTCACCTCGGGCCTCGCGTATGAAGGTTTGAACAACGCCGGCCACTCGGACCGCAACATCGTCGTCGTGCTGAACGACAACGAGATGTCGATCGCGCCGAACGTGGGCGCCATGTCCAAGTATCTCACGTCGATTCAGCGCAACTCGCTGTACAACCGCGTGCGCAGCGCGATCGGCGACATCATCGACAATGCGCCGGGACCCGTCGGTACAATCGTACGAAAGTGGGAAGAGAGCGTGAAGGCGTTCATCACGCCGGGCGTGTTGTTCGAGGAGCTCGGCTTCCGCTACTTCGGACCGATCGACGGCCATGACATCAACGGCATGATCGAGACGCTGACGGCCGTGCGTGAGATGAAGGGCCCGCGCCTCGTGCACGTCATCACGCAGAAGGGAAAGGGATTTCCGGCCGGCGAGATCAGCGGCGAGAAATGGCACGCCTTGCCGCCGGGCCACGATCCGGCGACGGGCGTACAGCGCAAGCCGTCGACGGCGGTGTCGTATCAGAAAGTATTCGGCGCCGGTTTGGCCGAGCTTGCGCGCGAAGTGCCTGGACTCGTTGCGATCACCGCGGCGATGCCGAGTGGAACGAGCACCGACATCTTCGCGAAGGCGTTTCCGAACCGATTCTTCGACGTCGGGATCGCCGAAGGTCACGCGGTCACGTTCGCGGCCGGCATGGCAACGCAGGGCGTGCGACCCGTCGTCGCGATCTACAGTACGTTCCTGCAGCGCGCGTACGACAACATCATTCACGATGTGGCGATTCAATCGCTGCCCGTGATCTTCTGCATGGATCGCGCGGGTCTCGTCGGCGAAGATGGCGAGACGCACATGGGACTGTACGACATCGCGTACATGCTCGCCGTGCCCGGGATGACGGTGACCGCCCCGAAGGATGGCGCCGAGTTGCTGGGGCTGATGCGGAGCGCCGTGCTGCACACCGACGGTCCCTTCTCGATTCGCTATCCCCGTGACGCCGCGCCCGACAAGGCGCCAGCGATGGCGACCGTCGAACCGGTGCCGTTCGCCACCTGGGACGTGCTTCGTCACGGACGCGACGTCGCCATTCTCGCCGTCGGCACGATGGTCAATCAATCACTCGCCGCGGCCGAGTCGCTCGCGGCGGATGGGTTGAACGTGACGGTCGTGAACTGTCGCTACCTCAAGCCATACGACGAAGTCACGCTCGCCGCGGTGCTCGCGGATCACAAACACGTACTCGTCGTCGAAGAAGGCACCGTGGTGAACGGGTTCGGCGCGTTCATGTCGGCCGTCATCGCGCGCTACGATTCGACCGTGCGTGTGGCGGTGCTCGGCGTGCCGGATCGTATCATTCACGCGGCGCCGCGTGCGCGTCAGCTCGCGCAATGCGGTATCGACGCGAACGGCATCGCGACGCGAGTGCGCGCGCTGCTCGAAACCGAGGCGATGGCGGGGTGA
- a CDS encoding NAD(+)/NADH kinase: protein MTRLGVVGHQGYSGFPAVLRTLGELAPALKLELFYEEELYELAGNGNLLDDPSSLDALLTLGGDGTLLRGARIIAPHRVPILGINLGRLGFLTCCNADQLSNALMRFARGDYLAESRMALQARVLDTNGVGREEWIALNDVVLHKGGFARVVTVRVAANGEPIAAYGADGVVLSTPTGSTAYSLSAGGPVVFPTVETIVVTPVSPHTLAIRPVILPADVEVTLKADDATEELLITVDGQVGSSFASGETLCVKRAAQGVSIIRFPGTDFFTTLRQKLGWGGLADRDKTA from the coding sequence GTGACCCGGCTCGGCGTCGTCGGGCACCAGGGCTATTCCGGTTTTCCGGCGGTGCTGCGGACGCTGGGAGAGCTTGCTCCCGCGCTCAAGCTCGAGCTTTTCTACGAGGAAGAGCTGTACGAGCTCGCGGGCAACGGAAACCTCCTCGACGATCCCTCGTCGCTCGACGCGCTGCTCACGCTGGGCGGCGACGGAACGCTCCTCCGCGGCGCCCGCATCATTGCACCGCACCGCGTACCAATACTCGGCATCAATCTGGGGCGGCTGGGGTTTCTCACCTGCTGCAATGCCGACCAGCTGTCGAATGCGTTGATGCGTTTCGCGCGCGGCGACTATCTGGCCGAGTCGCGCATGGCGCTGCAGGCCCGCGTGCTCGACACGAATGGCGTCGGCCGCGAGGAGTGGATCGCGCTGAACGATGTCGTGCTCCACAAGGGCGGGTTCGCGCGCGTCGTAACGGTGCGTGTCGCCGCGAATGGCGAGCCGATTGCCGCGTACGGGGCCGACGGCGTCGTGCTGTCGACACCGACGGGGTCGACAGCCTACAGCCTTTCCGCGGGCGGACCCGTCGTCTTTCCGACGGTCGAAACGATCGTGGTCACGCCCGTATCGCCGCATACACTCGCCATTCGACCTGTCATTCTTCCGGCCGACGTCGAGGTTACGCTGAAAGCGGATGATGCGACCGAGGAGCTTTTGATTACGGTCGATGGCCAGGTCGGTAGCAGCTTTGCGTCCGGTGAAACGCTCTGCGTCAAACGCGCCGCTCAAGGCGTGTCGATCATCCGCTTTCCCGGAACTGATTTCTTCACGACGCTCCGTCAGAAGCTCGGCTGGGGCGGTCTCGCCGACAGGGACAAAACCGCATGA